A part of Pseudomonas sp. HR96 genomic DNA contains:
- a CDS encoding ABC transporter ATP-binding protein: protein MGSVTATSPRTLPGLAAQAQAEPRLKVAEVSLHYRTPSGDTFTALDKVSFEVPDQQFAVLVGPSGCGKSSLLYLTAGLNEPTSGEIFVGGQQVDGPGADRGMVFQGYTLFPWLTVRQNIEFGLKRRGMPAAERKDIVEYYLNEVGLQRFADNYSKQLSGGMMQRVAIARALANDPQILLMDEPFGALDSQTRLQMQQLLLRVWEHSKKTVLFVTHDIDEAILLGDRIFVMGARPGRIKQVLDVPINRPRHLDMVMDPEFIRMKRDIFHQLHDGPEAH, encoded by the coding sequence ATGGGCTCAGTAACCGCTACTTCGCCGCGTACCCTGCCGGGCCTTGCGGCCCAGGCGCAAGCCGAACCACGGCTCAAGGTGGCTGAGGTCAGCCTGCATTACCGTACGCCGTCGGGGGATACCTTCACCGCGCTGGACAAGGTCTCCTTCGAGGTGCCCGACCAGCAGTTCGCGGTGCTGGTCGGGCCTTCGGGCTGCGGCAAATCGAGCCTGCTGTACCTGACCGCCGGCTTGAACGAACCCACCTCGGGGGAGATTTTCGTCGGTGGCCAACAGGTCGACGGGCCCGGCGCCGACCGCGGCATGGTGTTTCAGGGCTACACCCTGTTTCCCTGGCTGACAGTGCGCCAGAACATCGAGTTCGGCCTCAAGCGGCGCGGCATGCCGGCCGCAGAGCGCAAGGACATCGTCGAATACTACCTGAACGAAGTGGGCCTGCAGCGCTTCGCCGACAACTACTCCAAACAGTTGTCCGGCGGCATGATGCAGCGGGTGGCGATCGCCCGGGCGCTGGCCAATGACCCGCAGATTCTGCTCATGGACGAGCCGTTCGGGGCCCTGGACAGCCAGACGCGCCTGCAGATGCAGCAGTTGCTGCTCAGGGTCTGGGAGCACAGCAAGAAGACCGTGCTCTTTGTCACCCATGACATCGACGAGGCCATCCTGCTCGGCGATCGGATCTTCGTGATGGGTGCCCGGCCGGGGCGGATCAAGCAAGTGCTCGACGTGCCCATAAACCGGCCACGCCACCTGGACATGGTCATGGACCCGGAGTTTATCCGCATGAAACGCGACATCTTTCATCAGCTTCACGACGGCCCCGAAGCGCACTGA
- a CDS encoding ABC transporter permease, with protein sequence MSKRNSWLNRCLTPKASIPMPVIWSASSLAWVLLIGLWAVLSYGEVVPAMFLPTPGAVFAAAARLARDGTLGTHVWASVEVVMMGFVISSLVAVPVGLLMGSFRVVQAFLEPLVNFIRYLPVTSFVPLFILWIGIGLEQRVSIIIFGVFFQQLVMIADVSKGVSKDLINASYTLGSNRADAVLHVIAPASLPGVLDTLRVTMGWAWTYLVVAELVAASSGLGYLSLKAMRGFQVDVIFLAIAVIGLLGLITDQLFRFLRLKVAAWAQ encoded by the coding sequence ATGTCCAAGCGCAATTCGTGGCTGAACCGTTGCCTGACCCCCAAGGCGAGCATCCCGATGCCGGTCATCTGGAGTGCCAGCAGCCTGGCCTGGGTCCTGCTGATCGGGCTGTGGGCGGTGCTGTCCTACGGCGAAGTGGTGCCGGCGATGTTCCTGCCGACCCCTGGCGCGGTGTTCGCCGCGGCCGCCCGCCTGGCCCGCGACGGCACCCTGGGGACCCACGTGTGGGCCAGCGTCGAGGTGGTCATGATGGGCTTTGTGATCTCCTCGCTGGTCGCCGTGCCGGTGGGTCTGTTGATGGGCAGCTTCCGGGTTGTACAGGCGTTTCTGGAGCCGCTGGTCAACTTCATCCGCTACCTGCCGGTGACCTCCTTCGTGCCGCTGTTCATCCTGTGGATCGGCATCGGCCTGGAGCAACGGGTGTCGATCATCATCTTCGGCGTGTTCTTCCAGCAGCTGGTGATGATCGCCGACGTCTCCAAAGGGGTCTCCAAGGACCTGATCAATGCCTCCTACACCCTGGGCTCGAACCGTGCCGATGCCGTGCTGCACGTCATCGCCCCGGCCTCGCTGCCCGGGGTGCTGGACACCCTGCGAGTGACCATGGGGTGGGCCTGGACCTACCTGGTGGTGGCCGAGCTGGTGGCGGCCTCCAGTGGCCTGGGCTACCTGAGCCTCAAGGCCATGCGTGGCTTTCAGGTGGACGTGATCTTCCTGGCCATCGCGGTGATCGGCCTGCTGGGGCTGATCACCGATCAACTGTTCCGTTTTCTTCGCTTGAAGGTGGCCGCATGGGCTCAGTAA